A genomic segment from Alistipes senegalensis JC50 encodes:
- a CDS encoding DUF3876 domain-containing protein — MKQLLWICAGTLLTLAVVLGAFHLFYDYEYRKIRPLCGEWYSTLDDTRLVIEPCGEKFRITITRRSASETHVLHYKDCVYYTAYGGRRVDLFYTPTADALLLVPGGVFKRISNLKDYEQ; from the coding sequence GGATATGCGCCGGCACCTTGCTGACGCTGGCCGTCGTGCTCGGAGCGTTTCACCTCTTTTACGATTACGAATACCGCAAAATCCGTCCCCTGTGCGGCGAATGGTATTCGACGCTCGACGATACGCGGCTGGTGATCGAGCCGTGCGGCGAGAAATTCCGGATCACCATCACGCGCCGCAGCGCATCCGAAACGCATGTTCTGCACTACAAGGATTGCGTCTATTATACGGCCTACGGCGGACGCCGGGTCGACCTCTTTTACACGCCCACGGCCGATGCACTGCTCCTCGTGCCGGGCGGCGTTTTCAAACGAATCTCAAACCTCAAAGATTATGAACAGTAA